GGAGGCAGCTGCAGCCAATCATGGAGCACCTTCCACTGTAACTGCTCGGCCACCGGCTACAGCGGCGCCACCTGTCACAGCTGTAAGGACGCCGTCTCATAGAGAGTCAGCTCACTCTGCATGGGGGAcactttttctcaaattttaggacgtttcaggattttaggacatttctcgaattttggaatgtttctagcattttggacatttgtatgatttgaggacatttttcaggtttttgggtgtttttaggattttaggaaatttctgtgattttaggacatttctaagattttaggacgtttgtaggagtTTAGGACATCTCAagggatttaggacattttcagatcTCAGCACGAGGAGTGTCAGTGTTGGGAGGAAACTTGGGTAaagtttgtcagtttgtctgtaaCTGGTTGAAAACTGGTTTGAGAACTtaagtgttttatgatgatgatgatgatgatgatgatgatgatgctgtctctttgtttctctctgtctccctgtctctctgtctctcctcagcGATATACGAGCAGTCCTGTGAGGCGTACAAACACAAAGGCAACACGTCGGGGTATTACTTCATCGATGTGGACGGCAGCGGAGCCATCAGACCACAGCGGATTTACTGCAACATGACGGGTAGctgacacacacatcaaaacacacacacatcaaaacacacacactcacacacacacacacacatcaaaacacacacacatcaaaacacacacacacacacacacatcaaaacactCGCACACATCAAAACACGCCGCCGTGTCCACTGTCTCCCTCCGTCTCTTTGATCGCGCCCACACACAcgaagagaaaaataaaaaaaagacctgctttgctctgctttctgtctgtcttctgtctccCCAGAGGACAGGACGTGGACGGTGGTCCAGCACAACAACACAGATCTGACCAGAGTCCGACCGGCGGCGGGAGACAATCAGCACGCGGCGCACTTTGAGTACACgtctgaggaggagcagctggcCGCCatcatcagccaatcagagcactGCGAACAGGAGCTGACCTATCTCTGCAGGAGGTCACGCCTCCTCAACACAGCCGGTAACAATCTGCAGCTTCCTGTGACCACACGGGAGATTATTTTAAAACgtttcacatgaaaacatgtaTAAAATCAGGCGGGTCGgtcagaataaaatgtttgcagtCGACCTTTCTGAAGACGACGGGTATCTGATTCTTACTCATCCTGTCATCCTGACACGAAGACAGTTCGGGAcagtttacaaaaacacattcagggTGTTTTTAGGGAGGAACATTGGAGAAGAAGCTGGAGGgttttaggtattttttaacagggTGAGGAAGAGTACGTTGGCATTGTTTTTCCGGAGTGACAGGTGAGACAGATGTGCTGCAGTTCTGTTTAAAGTTGCTAAAAAGCTTCGGTGCGGCGTGTTCGTGTCAAAGTGAAGACTTCGTGTGTTGCAGACGGCGCTCCGCTCAGCTGGTGGCTGGGCGGTCCAGGTGAAGGACAGGTGCAGAGGTTTTGGGGCGGAGCTGCACCCGGCAGCAGGCGGTGTTGGTGCGACCTGCAGGAGACGTGCGTGGACCCCAGACACCACTGCAACTGTGACGCCGACCGCGACCAGTGGTACTGACAGACGATGTGACGACTGACTCATTTCATTTGTTGGTTTCTAAATCTAACGTGTCCGTCTTCTTTTGCTCGTAACAAAAGTTCTGCGTCCCTCTTTCGTCTTCGGTTTCCACTTTAAATTCAGTTTCTTCCTGCAGGGCGAACGACTCGGGCCTGCTGACCCATAAGGAGAGCCTCCCCGTCAGGTCTCTGCTGCTGGCCGACGTCCACCGGCCGGGCTCGGAGAGCGCCTACAGAGTCGGACCTCTGCGTTGTCATGGAGACAGTAAGTCAGTCCACAGCCCTCAGTGTCACCTTGGAC
The sequence above is drawn from the Plectropomus leopardus isolate mb unplaced genomic scaffold, YSFRI_Pleo_2.0 unplaced_scaffold9859, whole genome shotgun sequence genome and encodes:
- the LOC121940918 gene encoding contactin-associated protein-like 4 translates to CSPSHCEHGGSCSQSWSTFHCNCSATGYSGATCHSSIYEQSCEAYKHKGNTSGYYFIDVDGSGAIRPQRIYCNMTEDRTWTVVQHNNTDLTRVRPAAGDNQHAAHFEYTSEEEQLAAIISQSEHCEQELTYLCRRSRLLNTADGAPLSWWLGGPGEGQVQRFWGGAAPGSRRCWCDLQETCVDPRHHCNCDADRDQWANDSGLLTHKESLPVRSLLLADVHRPGSESAYRVGPLRCHGDRNVWNAAFFDKETSYLHFPTFHGELSADISFLFKTLSSSGVFLENLGIKDFIRIELSSSTEVVFSFDVGNGPLEVRVMAAVPLNDNR